Proteins encoded within one genomic window of Hevea brasiliensis isolate MT/VB/25A 57/8 chromosome 8, ASM3005281v1, whole genome shotgun sequence:
- the LOC131182189 gene encoding uncharacterized protein LOC131182189: protein MPRRKKIPNQESSMYGRDHVVWTNEMDNVLINAMLEEDHKGNRPEGTWNTRAFDNMLQVLRAAFGPVIQKSNIKNRMKTLKRTFAECKDLFHGLSGFAWNPVTKLFEATFDVWEQLIQEKPEARKWMQTPINNYDKLYELYGNQRATGEYAESAREKVRRWQREGSSSQIDLNDTFENVIMSNSEFNWVNEVTDNNMNSPEPSLHSQGTSSRCSKRKVSMMEMLEKQYERLNSGIERVSEVLERGNAIAEKSLAILESGRPHYYKEEELFTELELIGVHPDFVMTAYCYLSKNPSATRSFFGVPRARRLEWLMRVVNDK from the exons ATGCCAAGGAGGAAAAAGATTCCAAACCAGGAAAGTTCAATGTATGGAAGAGACCATGTAGTATGGACAAATGAAATGGACAATGTGTTAATAAATGCTATGTTGGAAGAAGATCATAAAGGGAATAGACCTGAAGGAACTTGGAATACTAGAGCTTTTGACAATATGCTACAAGTGTTAAGGGCAGCATTTGGCCCTGTAATTCAAAAATCAAACATTAAGAATCGAATGAAGACCTTGAAGAGAACCTTTGCTGAGTGTAAGGATTTATTTCATGGTCTTAGTGGCTTTGCTTGGAATCCTGTAACAAAATTGTTTGAAGCTACTTTTGATGTTTGGGAGCAATTAATTCag gaaaaACCGGAAGCACGCAAGTGGATGCAAACACCAATTAATAATTATGACAAGCTATATGAGCTTTATGGTAACCAAAGAGCTACAGGTGAATATGCAGAAAGTGCAAGAGAAAAGGTTAGACGCTGGCAACGGGAGGGAAGTTCAtctcaaattgatttgaatgacacatttgaaaatgtcataatgtCTAACAGTGAGTTCAATTGGGTTAATGAGGTTACTGATAACAATATGAATAGTCCCGAACCTTCACTTCATTCTCAGGGCACTTCTTCTAGATGTTCTAAACGCAAAGTTTCAATGATGGAGATGTTAGAAAAGCAATATGAAAGGTTAAATAGTGGAATTGAAAGGGTGTCAGAAGTCTTGGAAAGAGGAAATGCTATTGCAGAAAAGTCTCTTGCAATTCTTGAAAGTGGTCGACCCCATTATTATAAAGAGGAAGAGTTATTTACAGAGTTGGAATTAATAGGGGTCCATCCGGATTTCGTGATGACAGCTTATTGTTACCTTTCAAAAAATCCATCAGCAACAAGGTCATTTTTTGGTGTTCCACGAGCAAGGCGTTTGGAATGGTTGATGAGAGTTGTGAATGACAAGTGA
- the LOC110644261 gene encoding protein EMSY-LIKE 4 isoform X2: MYFLQEKESLITELRKELRLSNEEHRELLGRVNADDVIRRIREWRQTGGLQSGILGTGQAVHDPIPSPTVSASRKKQKITSSQSFGGPSPSFHPQAVSASHQPSSSTAKRGPVSGSKSKKQKPGLPSASSMKSIPHLSSGQSGRGQVANRVSSGAAPEGATSESLIGKKVRTRWPDDNNFYEAVITDYNPVEGRHALVYDIGSANETWEWVNLSEISPEDIQWEGEDPGIPHRGGYGGSGHATNRSVGRDSIPGVGRGRGVTKGQSRKDLLPSQNGIGKKLPDDIQILHTDTLIKEVERVFGANHPDPLEIEKAKKVLKDHEQSLVDAISRLADISDGESDEGGHHYGQAMERE, from the exons ATGTATTTTCTTCAGGAGAAGGAAAGTTTGATAACAGAGCTTAGAAAGGAGTTGAGATTATCTAATGAGGAGCATAGAGAGCTTCTTGGCAGGGTTAATGCTGATGATGTCATACGCAGAATAAG GGAGTGGAGACAGACTGGTGGGCTTCAATCTGGCATACTTGGTACAGGTCAAGCTGTTCATGATCCAATACCCAGTCCTACTGTCTCTGCATCTCGCAAGAAACAAAAGATTACCTCATCTCAATCCTTTGGTGGTCCATCTCCGTCATTTCACCCACAAGCTGTTTCTGCTTCACATCAGCCATCTTCATCAACTGCTAAACGTGGACCTGTTTCAGGATCAAAGAGCAAGAAGCAAAAACCT GGTTTACCCAGTGCTTCATCAATGAAGTCCATTCCACACCTATCCTCAGGTCAATCTGGAAGGGGTCAAGTGGCAAATAGGGTTTCTTCTGGTGCTGCTCCTGAAGGAGCTACATCAGAATCATTAATCGGGAAGAAAGTCAGGACTAGGTGGCCTGATgataataacttttatgaagctGTTATAACTGACTACAATCCAGTTGAG GGGCGGCATGCTTTGGTGTATGATATTGGCTCGGCAAATGAGACATGGGAATGGGTTAATCTTTCAGAG ATCTCTCCTGAGGATATACAATGGGAAGGTGAGGACCCTGGAATCCCTCATCGAGGGGGTTATGGTGGATCAGGCCATGCAACGAATAGATCAGTAGGTCGGGATAGTATTCCCGGTgtaggaagaggtagaggtgtcACAAAGGGTCAATCCAGAAAAGATTTATTGCCATCACAGAATGGAATTGGAAAGAAGTTGCCAGATGATATACAAATTCTTCACACTGATACTCTAATCAAGGAA GTGGAGAGAGTATTTGGTGCAAATCATCCTGATCCTCTTGAGATTGAGAAGGCAAAGAAAGTATTGAAG GATCATGAACAATCACTTGTTGATGCAATTTCAAGGCTTGCGGATATTTCAGATGGTGAAAGTG ATGAGGGAGGCCACCACTATGGGCAGGCAATGGAGAGAGAATGA
- the LOC110644267 gene encoding protein SRG1 gives MGEVQVPENLEWSLPVPSVQELALQHLHAVPPRYIRDHDADAHEIITDQSLSVPLIDLAKLLNQDSQAMELQKLHSACKHWGLFQLINHGVSDESVRNMRDQAQEFFELPLQEKERWVQKPGNLEGYGHSFITSEQQKLEWSDMIFLKVLPAQNKNLEFWPQKPLKFRETLESYTEDVKGVVVSLVRLMAMGLQLQDKEFYKTYQQGRYDVRMNFYPPCPEPERVVGVNAHADINGITLLLECGDTPGLQVLKDGKWILVQPIDGAIVVDIGQIMEIMSNGIYKSPLHRAVVNKSKERLSIVTFCYPNSSHDIGPAKELINSGIPPLYKTVSLDEYLHLFLNSKLEVPFIESLKF, from the exons ATGGGAGAGGTGCAAGTGCCAGAGAATCTGGAATGGTCTCTCCCAGTTCCAAGTGTTCAAGAGCTTGCGCTCCAACATCTTCATGCTGTACCACCTAGGTACATCAGAGATCATGACGCTGACGCCCATGAGATCATCACCGATCAGTCACTTAGTGTGCCGCTAATTGATTTGGCCAAGCTGCTCAACCAAGATTCCCAAGCTATGGAGCTTCAAAAGCTTCACTCTGCATGCAAACACTGGGGTCTATTCCAG TTAATAAACCATGGAGTTTCAGATGAATCAGTAAGAAACATGAGGGATCAAGCTCAAGAATTTTTTGAGCTTCCCTTGCAAGAGAAGGAACGCTGGGTGCAGAAGCCAGGAAATCTTGAAGGCTATGGCCATTCCTTTATCACCTCTGAACAACAAAAGCTTGAATGGAGTGATATGATCTTCCTCAAAGTTCTTCCAGCTCAAAACAAAAACTTGGAATTTTGGCCACAAAAACCACTCAAATTCAG GGAAACACTGGAGAGCTATACTGAAGATGTGAAAGGGGTTGTTGTTTCTTTGGTGAGGCTCATGGCCATGGGGCTTCAGCTTCAGGATAAGGAATTCTACAAAACTTATCAACAAGGAAGATATGACGTGAGGATGAATTTCTATCCACCTTGTCCTGAACCTGAGAGAGTTGTTGGCGTAAATGCACATGCTGACATAAATGGGATCACCCTCTTGCTCGAATGCGGTGACACGCCAGGTTTACAGGTTCTTAAAGACGGTAAATGGATCCTCGTTCAGCCCATAGATGGTGCCATTGTTGTGGACATTGGCCAAATCATGGAG ATAATGAGCAACGGGATATACAAATCACCACTTCACAGAGCAGTGGTAAACAAATCAAAAGAGAGGCTTTCAATAGTGACCTTCTGCTATCCCAACTCATCTCATGATATTGGTCCAGCCAAAGAACTCATCAACTCTGGAATTCCACCTCTTTACAAGACTGTCTCGCTAGATGAATATCTTCACCTCTTCTTGAATTCCAAGCTTGAAGTTCCATTCATAGAAAGCCTCAAATTCTAA
- the LOC131182407 gene encoding protein ALP1-like: MYLSIQNCVGALDGTHIRVKVPRELAPRFRGRKEWPTQNVLAACSFDMKFTYVLPGWEGTASDSRILKNALDREDKLLIPQGKFYLVDAGLPLRSGLIAPYRGVRYHLNEYSRRGPQNAKELFNHRHASLRNVIERAFGVLKKRFPIIASGTEPHYSFETMIEIVLACCIIHNFLMGVDPDENLIAEVDRELMHAEADHHVGTSGLATDADYRIGVMLREQIASQMWNDYYNNL, encoded by the exons ATGTACTTGTCTATACAGAATTGTGTTGGTGCATTAGATGGAACACATATTCGAGTTAAAGTGCCAAGAGAACTTGCCCCTAGATTTCGAGGGAGAAAAGAATGGCCTACGCAAAATGTGTTAGCAGCATGTTCTTTTGATATGAAATTCACTTATGTGTTACCTGGTTGGGAAGGAACTGCATCTGACTCAAGAATCCTAAAAAATGCATTGGATAGAGAGGATAAACTTTTAATTCCACAAG GAAAATTTTATCTCGTGGATGCTGGATTACCATTGAGGAGTGGATTAATTGCACCATATCGAGGTGTTCGTTACCATTTGAATGAATACTCCAGACGCGGACCTCAAAATGCTAAAGAATTATTTAACCATCGTCATGCATCACTCcgtaatgtcattgaaagagctTTCGGTGTTTTAAAGAAAAGGTTTCCAATTATAGCTAGTGGCACTGAACCCCATTACTCATTTGAAACAATGATTGAAATTGTCTTGGCATGTTGTATAATACACAACTTCTTAATGGGTGTTGATCCAGATGAAAATTTAATTGCTGAAGTTGATCGTGAGCTTATGCATGCCGAGGCTGATCACCATGTGGGCACAAGTGGTTTAGCAACGGATGCAGATTATAGAATAGGAGTTATGTTAAGGGAACAAATAGCATCGCAAATGTGGAATGACTATTATAATAACTTGTAA
- the LOC110644269 gene encoding homeobox-leucine zipper protein HOX11, with product MELGLSLGDASKPFGFMEKSSDVPNRGSLSFCMALSIGPNQHQEQEHSNDNSKDTASTKINTPTHHHHLSPVDLPLIQLDLLPNTPVPRSNHHHALSWPSSDNNNGNLARGLDVNRLPAVGEAEDGAALSSSPPNSAASSFQMDFCIYSKSGNHEAEVERASSRASDEDENGSTRKKLRLSKEQSAFLEESFKEHSTLNPKQKLALAKQLNLRPRQVEVWFQNRRARTKLKQTEVDCEYLKRCCEALTEENRRLNKELQELRALKTSNPFYMQLPATTLTMCPSCERVATTSTATATTTTTTTTTTATPSTMMKATSTTYKDNNNNSEPTSKATATGLSLVTARPRFYPFSDQTQAHGHQPTSS from the exons ATGGAGCTTGGTTTAAGCTTAGGAGATGCTTCAAAGCCATTTGGGTTCATGGAAAAATCCAGTGATGTCCCTAACAGAGGCAGCTTAAGTTTTTGCATGGCCTTATCCATTGGTCCAAATCAACACCAAGAACAAGAACACAGCAATGATAATTCTAAAGATACAGCATCAACCAAAATCAATACACCAactcatcatcatcatctctCCCCGGTAGATCTACCTTTAATCCAGCTTGATCTTCTACCTAACACTCCTGTCCCTCGCAGCAACCACCACCATGCCCTTTCTTGGCCCTCTTCTGATAATAATAACG GGAACTTGGCCAGAGGGCTAGATGTGAATAGGCTACCGGCTGTTGGGGAGGCTGAGGATGGGGCTGCACTTTCATCTTCGCCGCCCAACAGTGCTGCCTCATCTTTTCAGATGGACTTCTGCATATACAGTAAAAGTGGAAATCATGAAGCTGAGGTTGAGAGAGCTTCTTCTAGAGCCAGTGATGAGGATGAGAACGGTAGTACCAGGAAGAAACTCAGGCTCTCCAAGGAACAGTCTGCTTTTCTAGAAGAAAGCTTCAAAGAACACAGTACTCTCAATCCT AAACAAAAGCTTGCACTCGCAAAGCAGCTTAATCTCCGTCCACGCCAAGTAGAAGTCTGGTTTCAGAACAGAAGAGCaag GACCAAGTTGAAGCAAACGGAGGTGGATTGTGAGTACTTGAAGAGGTGTTGCGAGGCTTTAACAGAAGAGAATAGAAGACTAAACAAGGAGCTTCAAGAATTGAGAGCCTTAAAGACTTCAAATCCGTTCTACATGCAACTACCTGCCACCACTCTAACCATGTGCCCTTCTTGTGAGCGAGttgccaccacctccacagctaccgcgacaaccaccaccaccaccaccaccaccacagctACTCCAAGCACCATGATGAAGGCCACCAGTACCACCTACAAAGATAACAATAATAACAGTGAACCCACATCTAAAGCCACAGCCACAGGGTTGTCCCTGGTAACGGCAAGGCCACGGTTCTATCCATTTTCTGATCAGACACAAGCCCATGGCCATCAGCCCACATCGTCATGA
- the LOC110644261 gene encoding protein EMSY-LIKE 3 isoform X1 codes for MDYEPYDSSGTDDDLPPSHQSRIPRGGRVAGNGRPVAPSMPYPRMYVETDMETQIHQLEQEAYSSVLRAFKAQADAITWEKESLITELRKELRLSNEEHRELLGRVNADDVIRRIREWRQTGGLQSGILGTGQAVHDPIPSPTVSASRKKQKITSSQSFGGPSPSFHPQAVSASHQPSSSTAKRGPVSGSKSKKQKPGLPSASSMKSIPHLSSGQSGRGQVANRVSSGAAPEGATSESLIGKKVRTRWPDDNNFYEAVITDYNPVEGRHALVYDIGSANETWEWVNLSEISPEDIQWEGEDPGIPHRGGYGGSGHATNRSVGRDSIPGVGRGRGVTKGQSRKDLLPSQNGIGKKLPDDIQILHTDTLIKEVERVFGANHPDPLEIEKAKKVLKDHEQSLVDAISRLADISDGESDEGGHHYGQAMERE; via the exons ATGGACTACGAGCCCTATGATAGCAGTG GAACTGATGATGATCTTCCCCCATCACATCAAAGTCGAATCCCTAGAGGGGGACGTGTGGCTGGGAATGGAAGACCAGTTGCACCTTCTATGCCGTACCCTAGGATGTATGTTGAAACTGATATGGAGACCCAGATTCATCAACTTGAGCAAGAAGCATACAGTTCAGTTCTAAGAGCCTTTAAAGCTCAGGCTGATGCCATTACTTGG GAGAAGGAAAGTTTGATAACAGAGCTTAGAAAGGAGTTGAGATTATCTAATGAGGAGCATAGAGAGCTTCTTGGCAGGGTTAATGCTGATGATGTCATACGCAGAATAAG GGAGTGGAGACAGACTGGTGGGCTTCAATCTGGCATACTTGGTACAGGTCAAGCTGTTCATGATCCAATACCCAGTCCTACTGTCTCTGCATCTCGCAAGAAACAAAAGATTACCTCATCTCAATCCTTTGGTGGTCCATCTCCGTCATTTCACCCACAAGCTGTTTCTGCTTCACATCAGCCATCTTCATCAACTGCTAAACGTGGACCTGTTTCAGGATCAAAGAGCAAGAAGCAAAAACCT GGTTTACCCAGTGCTTCATCAATGAAGTCCATTCCACACCTATCCTCAGGTCAATCTGGAAGGGGTCAAGTGGCAAATAGGGTTTCTTCTGGTGCTGCTCCTGAAGGAGCTACATCAGAATCATTAATCGGGAAGAAAGTCAGGACTAGGTGGCCTGATgataataacttttatgaagctGTTATAACTGACTACAATCCAGTTGAG GGGCGGCATGCTTTGGTGTATGATATTGGCTCGGCAAATGAGACATGGGAATGGGTTAATCTTTCAGAG ATCTCTCCTGAGGATATACAATGGGAAGGTGAGGACCCTGGAATCCCTCATCGAGGGGGTTATGGTGGATCAGGCCATGCAACGAATAGATCAGTAGGTCGGGATAGTATTCCCGGTgtaggaagaggtagaggtgtcACAAAGGGTCAATCCAGAAAAGATTTATTGCCATCACAGAATGGAATTGGAAAGAAGTTGCCAGATGATATACAAATTCTTCACACTGATACTCTAATCAAGGAA GTGGAGAGAGTATTTGGTGCAAATCATCCTGATCCTCTTGAGATTGAGAAGGCAAAGAAAGTATTGAAG GATCATGAACAATCACTTGTTGATGCAATTTCAAGGCTTGCGGATATTTCAGATGGTGAAAGTG ATGAGGGAGGCCACCACTATGGGCAGGCAATGGAGAGAGAATGA